The following proteins are encoded in a genomic region of Anolis carolinensis isolate JA03-04 unplaced genomic scaffold, rAnoCar3.1.pri scaffold_12, whole genome shotgun sequence:
- the irs4 gene encoding insulin receptor substrate 4, which yields MASGMLGPREEAAGPGAEGLAQASKPSASSRLTPSEEEPELETGSTLASAPHPLMLLLRRSPSSSLCLVQEEEAEGNLGRTGPLSALRAPSALPGDDVRKCGYLRKQKHGHKRYFVLRAESHLAPARLEYYDSEKKFKSSLRAAASSAASSGGASVALCCPPPKRVIPLYQCFTVSRRADAKHKHIIALYTKDEYFAMVAENEAEQEGWYHAISELMSQSKRGFLEQEDHADPQLDSNNDDDEHYGANLRPGTVFKEVWQVNVKPKGLGQTKNLTGVYRLCLSSKAIHLVKLNTEVPSVHLQLMNIRRCGHSENFFFIEVGRSASIGPGELWMQVDDSVVAQNMHETFLETMKALKAFSEFRPRSKSQSSGGGSSTNPISFITTRRHLGNLPPSQTGLQRRSRTESVTGGTPPTTKSSSSYRFRTSSEGEGTMTRPFRSVTGSLIHLNTARMNLGRQEGTGRYVRAAFSSSYHTRSASLPVSHFPSTTSPISVSSSSGHGSTSDTLVRPSSSSVCGSPSDGGFISSDEYGSSPGDFRYFRVRSNTPDSLGNTPPIREENCLSEYMSMSKQQMDNNTSRDDYREAEKCFRKRTYSLTKPACIQQRTPQSAASLDEDPIGSHGRLPCSESPKFKNNPEAEYGEAALESVCNQNRNKARDDGYMPMMPGVASSLASNSDYLPMTPKSVSIPKQINSSWSSIQADSKGYMMMFPRAVTSPIRSPLTGFNSKAGSEKLANNEYMDMSPGSSGAPKHPGDSNYMQSSAGSKAFGSYFSLPRSFKAVTGENGEHDEYVPMSSPGKLLYDGTENGKSISNEVLTNGLSKASLLKSSDEGLAQNRVIRPTRLPLGTRGSNTIPRMYDRTIPLEPSSPGEYINIDFGEKASNTPYSLSAEGSPSSLGSSSDHRQSPLSDYMSVDLDVQSPKAAKELSSSLTDISIYASSSIPRNPPDADYARLSFGTACVSTASGRMDDYTEMTFSMAATPPGPFDTESKNCLKIDSPPSIVNRLCIVDQYAGGSNFPVPSPDPLVVPKVIRADPQGRRRHSSETFSSAATVTTSSSFFTDSSKRHSSASFDNVWLKPEEHISDGHESKMSRDTSTGFQNGLNYIALNLRENPLNCEESPNTPNCHLPNGTLNLESGVYVSIDFSRSDGLKCNSARKD from the coding sequence ATGGCGAGCGGGATGCTGGGCCCCAGAGAGGAGGCAGCGGGGCCAGGAGCTGAAGGCCTTGCCCAGGCCTCCAAGCCCAGCGCCTCCTCCAGGCTGACTCCCAGCGAGGAAGAGCCAGAGCTGGAGACCGGCAGCACCTTGGCCTCGGCCCCTCACCCTCTGATGCTGCTCCTGAGGAGGTCCCCCAGCTCCTCCCTTTGCCTGGTCCAGGAGGAAGAAGCTGAGGGAAACCTGGGCCGAACAGGGCCCCTTTCTGCTCTGAGGGCCCCTTCGGCGCTCCCCGGCGACGACGTCCGCAAGTGTGGCTACCTTCGCAAGCAGAAGCATGGCCACAAGCGCTACTTCGTGCTGCGGGCCGAGAGCCACTTGGCACCCGCACGGCTGGAGTACTACGACAGCGAGAAGAAGTTCAAGAGTAGCCTCAGAGCGGCGGCATCATCCGCGGCATCCTCTGGCGGGGCATCCGTGGCCCTGTGCTGCCCGCCTCCCAAGCGGGTGATCCCCTTGTACCAGTGCTTTACCGTCAGCAGGAGGGCGGATGCCAAACACAAGCACATCATTGCCCTCTACACCAAGGATGAATACTTTGCCATGGTGGCTGAGAACGAGGCGGAGCAGGAAGGTTGGTACCACGCCATAAGCGAACTCATGAGCCAAAGCAAGCGTGGTTTTTTGGAGCAGGAAGACCACGCCGACCCGCAGCTGGATAGCAACAATGATGACGACGAGCACTATGGCGCCAACCTGAGGCCAGGCACTGTGTTCAAAGAAGTGTGGCAAGTCAACGTCAAGCCAAAAGGGCTGGGCCAGACAAAGAACTTGACTGGGGTCTACCGGCTGTGCCTTTCGAGCAAGGCCATCCATCTGGTCAAGCTGAATACCGAGGTGCCCTCCGTCCATTTGCAGCTGATGAACATCCGCCGGTGTGGACACTCTGAAAACTTCTTCTTCATCGAGGTGGGCCGGTCCGCCTCCATCGGGCCCGGGGAATTGTGGATGCAAGTTGACGATTCGGTGGTGGCCCAGAACATGCACGAAACCTTTCTCGAGACCATGAAAGCTTTGAAAGCCTTCTCGGAGTTCAGGCCTCGCAGCAAGAGCCAGTCTTCTGGGGGAGGGAGTAGCACCAACCCCATTTCCTTCATCACAACCAGGAGGCACCTTGGCAACCTGCCACCCAGCCAGACTGGCCTACAAAGAAGGTCCAGAACGGAAAGTGTTACTGGGGGAACCCCTCCTACCACCAAGAGTAGCAGTTCTTACCGCTTTAGAACCTCCAGTGAAGGGGAGGGGACCATGACGAGACCGTTCAGGTCAGTTACTGGGAGTCTGATTCACCTGAACACTGCAAGGATGAATTTGGGTCGCCAGGAAGGCACTGGGCGATACGTTAGAGCGGCATTCAGCTCTTCCTATCACACCAGGTCAGCTTCCCTTCCAGTATCTCATTTCCCTTCTACTACCAGCCCCATCAGTGTTTCTTCAAGCAGTGGCCATGGATCAACTTCGGATACTCTTGTAAGACCTTCCAGTTCTTCtgtctgtgggtccccaagtgatGGAGGCTTTATTTCTTCTGATGAATATGGCTCCAGTCCTGGAGACTTCAGGTACTTTCGTGTGAGAAGTAATACTCCAGATTCCTTGGGCAATACACCACCAATCAGGGAAGAGAATTGCTTGAGTGAATACATGTCTATGAGCAAGCAGCAAATGGATAATAATACCTCAAGAGATGATTACCGGGAGGCTGAGAAATGCTTCAGAAAAAGAACTTATTCTTTAACCAAACCTGCATGTATACAACAGAGAACACCCCAATCTGCAGCTTCATTAGATGAGGATCCTATCGGAAGCCATGGACGCCTGCCTTGTTCCGAATCGCCAAAATTCAAAAATAACCCTGAAGCTGAGTATGGGGAAGCTGCCCTTGAATCTGTATGTAATCAAAACAGGAATAAAGCCAGAGATGATGGATACATGCCAATGATGCCAGGAGTTGCATCTTCTCTTGCAAGCAACAGCGATTATCTGCCAATGACTCCAAAAAGTGTATCTATTCCAAAACAGATAAACAGTTCTTGGTCATCAATTCAGGCTGACTCCAAGGGGTACATGATGATGTTTCCTAGGGCAGTCACTTCTCCCATTCGGAGTCCTTTGACTGGATTTAATTCTAAAGCCGGCAGTGAAAAATTGGCAAACAATGAGTATATGGATATGTCACCTGGAAGCTCAGGTGCTCCAAAACACCCTGGTGATTCAAATTATATGCAAAGCAGTGCTGGTTCCAAAGCTTTTGGTTCTTATTTCTCTCTCCCACGAAGCTTTAAGGCTGTGACAGGGGAAAACGGTGAACATGATGAGTATGTTCCAATGTCGTCACCTGGAAAATTATTGTATGATGGGACTGAAAATGGCAAAAGTATCAGTAATGAAGTTCTGACTAATGGTCTTTCCAAAGCATCTCTCCTAAAAAGTTCAGATGAAGGCCTTGCACAGAACAGAGTTATCAGGCCTACAAGGCTTCCGCTTGGTACTAGAGGTAGCAACACCATACCAAGAATGTATGATCGTACAATTCCACTTGAGCCATCTAGCCCCGGAGAATATATAAACATTGACTTTGGGGAAAAGGCCAGTAATACACCATATTCTTTATCTGCAGAAGGGTCTCCTTCGTCTCTTGGTTCCAGCAGTGACCATAGACAGTCACCACTTTCGGACTATATGAGTGTAGACCTTGATGTCCAATCACCCAAAGCTGCTAAAGAACTCTCCAGCTCTTTGACAGATATTTCTATTTATGCAAGTTCCAGCATCCCCAGAAACCCACCTGATGCTGATTATGCTAGGCTATCTTTCGGCACTGCTTGTGTTAGCACAGCAAGTGGTAGGATGGATGACTATACCGAGATGACCTTCAGCATGGCAGCCACACCACCTGGACCATTTGACACAGAAAGCAAAAATTGCTTAAAGATTGATAGTCCTCCTTCCATAGTTAATAGACTCTGCATTGTTGATCAGTATGCTGGTGGGAGTAACTTCCCTGTTCCCAGTCCTGATCCTCTTGTAGTACCTAAAGTTATTCGTGCTGATCCGCAAGGAAGGAGACGGCATAGCTCTGAAACCTTTTCTTCTGCCGCCACTGTTACCACTTCCTCATCTTTCTTTACTGACAGTAGTAAAAGGCACAGCTCTGCCTCTTTTGACAATGTGTGGCTGAAACCCGAAGAACACATTTCAGATGGCCATGAAAGCAAGATGTCCAGAGATACGTCAACTGGGTTTCAGAATGGCTTGAACTATATAGCTCTCAATTTACGGGAGAACCCTTTAAACTGTGAGGAGAGCCCAAATACACCAAACTGCCACCTCCCAAATGGTACTCTGAATCTCGAAAGTGGAGTGTATGTAAGCATAGACTTCAGTAGATCAGATGGCTTGAAGTGCAACTCTGCGAGAAAAG